The Deinococcus sedimenti genome window below encodes:
- a CDS encoding vWA domain-containing protein has protein sequence MSRAVTLSLLLLVSAGAAQDPSTCLLPTGDLPTRTRTIFVLDTSGSMRGIGDGRADIFERVKSALNTHVRATQPDQVELITFDSGLRTRRTFDAPAGSAAWNAALSTLTADGRNTHLYRSVRDALRPLNTRGGEVTQVFVLTDGIDNDTREQGKTVTAEGALNAWTGRGPLDRLTYVALGTEIPADARTALASSAYASGLTVPVNIVPDLGGAGLEGGLRRVTGDTLDTPFPDGTSIRLGHATPGLALTGDTVQGRTLALTVPAGLRPGTPALLCAPPVAGTGWIAPRERQVLLRLTGQPFAWLNPGADLALRGGEDVVLRLRAAPGIDTRRVTLGTLPAGVTGRVDAPAGSRDFTVRLTVTRPQPDLTVTPTLRLPAVGPVALPTLRGQAGGRTLARPAAPELPADASATGPDRAETGWWWLALLPVAALLLWGAARRRPAPRTEPRAAPARPFLPGVEGLEYREDRTLHLVTADGEVAGVPTPLGGPFDLGQLSRVPHLSGLRAEQHRDGLKLLRLPPDLDVSQGARLLTAGDIVRPGTLIGVAVSRQVRAPRLELGELAGLGLPLALHVTGATVQVRGPYGAHALRLSAPVTDLGQALRAPALDGLRVTLSGSTLLLLSAPTAVQLRAAGDTQALRESQPLPPQAVLDFLPDVQTP, from the coding sequence ATGTCCCGCGCCGTCACACTGTCCCTCCTGCTGCTGGTGTCCGCCGGGGCCGCGCAGGACCCCTCCACCTGCCTCCTCCCCACCGGCGACCTCCCCACCCGCACCCGCACCATCTTCGTGCTGGACACCAGCGGCAGCATGCGCGGCATCGGCGACGGCCGCGCCGACATCTTCGAGCGGGTCAAGAGCGCCCTGAACACCCACGTCCGCGCCACGCAACCCGACCAAGTGGAACTGATCACCTTCGACTCGGGCCTGCGCACCCGCCGCACGTTCGACGCGCCCGCCGGCAGTGCCGCCTGGAACGCCGCCCTGAGCACCCTGACGGCCGACGGCCGCAACACCCACCTGTACCGCAGCGTCCGCGACGCCCTGCGCCCCCTGAACACCCGGGGAGGCGAGGTGACCCAGGTGTTCGTGCTGACCGACGGGATCGACAACGACACCCGCGAGCAGGGGAAGACCGTGACTGCCGAGGGCGCCCTGAACGCCTGGACCGGCCGCGGCCCCCTGGACCGCCTGACCTATGTGGCCCTGGGCACCGAGATTCCCGCCGACGCCCGCACGGCCCTGGCCAGCAGCGCCTACGCCAGCGGCCTGACCGTCCCCGTGAACATCGTGCCGGACCTGGGTGGTGCGGGCCTGGAAGGAGGCCTGCGCCGCGTGACCGGCGACACGCTCGACACCCCGTTCCCGGACGGCACGTCCATCCGGCTGGGTCACGCCACGCCCGGCCTCGCCCTGACCGGTGACACTGTCCAGGGCCGCACCCTGGCACTGACCGTCCCAGCCGGACTGCGGCCCGGCACGCCCGCGCTGCTGTGCGCGCCGCCCGTCGCTGGGACCGGGTGGATCGCGCCGAGAGAACGGCAGGTGCTGCTGCGACTGACCGGTCAGCCCTTCGCGTGGCTCAACCCCGGCGCGGATCTCGCCCTGCGCGGCGGCGAGGACGTCGTGCTGCGCCTGCGCGCCGCGCCCGGCATCGACACGCGCCGCGTCACGCTGGGCACGCTGCCTGCGGGCGTCACCGGCCGCGTCGACGCCCCCGCCGGCTCCCGCGATTTCACCGTGCGACTGACCGTCACCCGGCCGCAGCCGGACCTGACCGTCACCCCGACCCTGCGCCTGCCCGCCGTGGGACCCGTCGCGCTGCCCACCCTGCGTGGACAGGCTGGCGGTCGCACCCTGGCCCGACCGGCCGCCCCTGAACTCCCGGCCGACGCATCCGCGACGGGCCCTGACCGTGCTGAAACCGGCTGGTGGTGGCTGGCGCTGCTGCCGGTGGCTGCCCTGCTCCTCTGGGGCGCGGCGCGCCGCCGCCCGGCCCCCCGGACCGAGCCCCGCGCCGCACCCGCGCGTCCCTTCCTGCCGGGCGTGGAAGGTCTGGAGTACCGCGAGGACCGCACCCTGCATCTCGTCACCGCCGACGGCGAGGTGGCGGGCGTGCCCACCCCGCTGGGCGGCCCGTTCGACCTGGGGCAGCTGAGTCGCGTGCCGCACCTGAGCGGCCTGCGCGCCGAGCAGCACCGCGACGGCCTGAAACTGCTGCGCCTGCCGCCTGATCTGGACGTCAGTCAGGGCGCGCGCCTGCTCACGGCCGGAGACATCGTGCGGCCCGGAACGCTGATCGGCGTGGCGGTCAGCCGACAGGTCCGCGCGCCGCGACTGGAGCTCGGGGAGCTGGCTGGGCTGGGCCTGCCCCTCGCGCTGCACGTCACGGGCGCCACCGTGCAGGTGCGCGGCCCGTACGGCGCGCACGCCCTGCGTCTGAGCGCGCCGGTCACCGATCTGGGGCAGGCGCTGCGGGCCCCCGCGCTCGACGGTCTGCGCGTGACGCTCAGTGGCAGCACCCTGCTGCTGCTGAGCGCGCCCACCGCGGTGCAGCTCCGCGCCGCCGGGGACACGCAGGCGCTGCGCGAGAGTCAACCGCTGCCGCCGCAGGCCGTGCTGGACTTCCTGCCGGACGTCCAGACTCCCTGA
- a CDS encoding NAD(P)H-dependent oxidoreductase subunit E, translating into MPVTRLEICTEHLSIDQREDLLDAVWDALRISPGMVTADGNVELSLSQCGPAVAPEDAPLVRVGDVEYRNVTPQRLVTLMKRWSR; encoded by the coding sequence GTGCCTGTCACCCGCCTGGAAATCTGCACCGAACACCTGAGCATCGATCAACGCGAAGACCTGCTGGACGCCGTCTGGGACGCCCTGCGCATCAGTCCCGGCATGGTGACCGCCGACGGGAACGTCGAACTGAGCCTCTCGCAGTGCGGACCGGCCGTCGCACCCGAGGACGCCCCGCTCGTGCGGGTCGGTGACGTCGAGTACCGCAACGTCACCCCTCAGCGGCTCGTGACGCTGATGAAACGCTGGAGCCGCTGA
- a CDS encoding S41 family peptidase: protein MPHNHRVRVLALGLSLLSPAALGSPASDLFDAATRQVQRNYFGWATGDLTDLTRQYADTLAQRCAPEGDSCSFDTGRAVLSDLFKAFGDAHTNVRDPEAAERLREQQQNLAVPRTGARVVRVEGGLVVAGVMPGSPADLAGLREFDLITTVQGEVAGKRGGEDAPVGPKEFVRLERAAQPITVTVRRAASPELTVTLGSAELQARDEPTLSWVGDGNRTALIRYPTFLPADAAALFVKRVQEARAGGAQALIVDLRFNGGGSLAQCVAAASVFTPVEYRTQGRGSGSVYRGADGQLAPPRPPGRPAGPPPPPLWTAPTALLVGPNTASCAEVFTFYAQRAGAIAVGEATRGVQNSAVNFLPLPDGGVVSVTVLRAFGPDGSPLPERVTPDVAAPTDLDLLVGEGRDSTLEAALMSLKGAQGLRPPER, encoded by the coding sequence GTGCCTCACAATCACCGTGTTCGCGTGCTGGCGCTGGGGCTGAGCCTGCTGTCCCCGGCCGCGCTGGGCAGCCCCGCCAGCGACCTGTTCGACGCCGCCACCCGGCAGGTACAGCGCAACTATTTCGGCTGGGCCACCGGCGACCTGACTGACCTGACCCGCCAGTACGCGGACACGCTGGCGCAGCGCTGTGCGCCCGAGGGGGACAGCTGCTCTTTCGATACGGGCCGCGCCGTCCTGAGCGACCTGTTCAAGGCCTTCGGGGACGCCCACACGAATGTCCGGGATCCCGAGGCCGCCGAGCGGCTGCGGGAACAGCAGCAGAACCTCGCCGTGCCGCGCACCGGCGCGCGGGTCGTGCGGGTCGAGGGTGGCCTGGTGGTGGCCGGGGTCATGCCGGGCAGTCCTGCCGACTTGGCCGGGCTGCGGGAGTTCGATCTGATCACCACCGTTCAGGGCGAGGTGGCCGGGAAGCGGGGCGGTGAGGACGCCCCGGTCGGCCCGAAGGAGTTCGTGCGACTGGAACGCGCCGCGCAGCCCATCACGGTGACGGTCCGGCGGGCTGCCAGTCCCGAGCTGACCGTCACGCTGGGCAGCGCCGAGTTGCAGGCGCGGGACGAACCGACCCTGTCCTGGGTGGGCGACGGGAACCGCACGGCCCTGATCCGGTACCCGACGTTCCTTCCGGCCGACGCGGCGGCTCTGTTCGTCAAGCGCGTGCAGGAGGCCCGGGCGGGCGGCGCGCAGGCGCTGATCGTGGACCTGCGGTTCAACGGTGGCGGGAGCCTCGCGCAGTGCGTGGCGGCGGCCAGCGTGTTCACTCCGGTCGAGTACCGCACGCAGGGCCGCGGCAGCGGCAGCGTGTATCGGGGCGCGGACGGTCAGCTGGCCCCGCCCCGGCCGCCGGGACGTCCGGCGGGACCACCGCCGCCGCCGCTGTGGACCGCACCGACGGCGCTGCTGGTCGGGCCGAACACGGCGTCCTGCGCGGAGGTGTTCACGTTCTATGCGCAGCGGGCCGGGGCGATTGCGGTGGGCGAGGCGACCAGGGGCGTGCAGAACAGCGCCGTGAACTTCCTGCCGCTGCCGGACGGTGGGGTGGTGTCGGTGACGGTCCTGCGGGCCTTCGGGCCGGACGGTTCGCCGTTGCCGGAGCGGGTCACGCCGGACGTGGCGGCCCCCACCGACTTGGACCTGCTGGTCGGCGAGGGGCGGGACAGCACGCTGGAGGCCGCGCTGATGAGCCTCAAGGGCGCGCAGGGGCTGCGTCCGCCGGAACGCTAG